A single genomic interval of Nitrospiria bacterium harbors:
- a CDS encoding acetolactate synthase large subunit produces the protein MKASDLFVKCLEREGVKYIFGLPGEENLDLLESLRSSSITFVPTRHEQGAAFMADLYGRLTGRAGVCLSTLGPGATNLATGVADANLDHAPLVAITAQARLEQIHKESHQYVDTIRFFAPLTKWNTRVERASTIPEVVRKAFKIAQAEKPGACHIALPEDVAEMDVQGAPLLSSHTRRPSPDGAAVKAAADLIDRARYPLILAGNGVVRGHAADALLQFSQKTGIPVANTFMAKGVMPWNHELSLLTIGLQAQDYVSCGFDRADLIIAAGYDPVEYAPRHWNPDGKKPIVHIDFTPGEVDGCYQANVEIVADVRETFERLAGEVKGRKEITYNKTLRAYLVEEYEAISASDRFPLKPQRIIRDIRRALGREDILISDVGAHKIWIARLFPAYLPNTVIISNGFAAMGIALPGAVAAKLVHPNRNVLAVCGDGGFLMNCAELETACRLGIAFVTLIFNDNGFGLIRWKQKQRFGGSFATELTNPDFVKLAESYGARGFRIGAASELAPVLKEALALKVPSVIDVPVDYSENSHLMERLGRLICPS, from the coding sequence ATGAAAGCCTCGGACCTGTTTGTGAAATGTTTGGAGCGCGAAGGGGTAAAGTACATCTTCGGCCTTCCGGGAGAAGAGAACCTGGACCTGCTCGAATCGTTGCGTTCATCCAGCATCACGTTCGTCCCGACGCGGCATGAGCAGGGCGCTGCGTTTATGGCCGATCTCTATGGGCGCCTGACCGGGCGAGCGGGGGTTTGCCTCTCCACGCTGGGTCCCGGCGCCACCAATCTTGCCACAGGTGTGGCCGATGCCAATCTTGACCACGCTCCGTTGGTGGCTATCACGGCTCAGGCGAGGCTTGAACAGATCCACAAAGAGTCCCATCAATATGTCGATACTATTCGTTTCTTCGCCCCCCTGACCAAATGGAACACCCGCGTCGAACGGGCATCGACCATTCCCGAAGTGGTGCGGAAGGCGTTCAAGATTGCCCAGGCGGAAAAGCCGGGGGCCTGCCATATCGCGTTACCGGAGGATGTGGCGGAAATGGATGTTCAGGGTGCCCCGCTGTTGTCATCGCACACACGCCGGCCCTCCCCCGACGGAGCGGCTGTGAAGGCCGCTGCCGATCTTATCGACCGTGCCCGTTATCCCCTGATTCTGGCCGGCAACGGGGTGGTGCGTGGGCATGCCGCCGATGCCCTACTTCAGTTTTCTCAGAAAACAGGAATCCCGGTGGCGAACACTTTCATGGCCAAAGGGGTCATGCCCTGGAATCATGAGTTGTCGTTGCTTACCATCGGGCTCCAGGCCCAGGACTATGTCTCCTGCGGGTTCGATCGAGCCGATCTGATTATCGCCGCCGGGTATGACCCCGTGGAATACGCCCCGCGCCACTGGAATCCCGATGGAAAGAAGCCTATCGTCCATATCGATTTTACCCCAGGAGAGGTGGATGGCTGCTATCAGGCCAATGTGGAGATCGTGGCGGACGTTCGGGAGACCTTTGAGCGATTGGCCGGGGAGGTGAAGGGCCGGAAAGAGATAACCTACAACAAGACGCTCCGTGCCTATCTGGTTGAGGAATATGAGGCCATCAGCGCCTCAGACAGGTTTCCCCTCAAACCCCAACGGATCATCCGTGACATCCGCCGGGCCCTTGGTCGAGAAGATATTCTGATCAGCGATGTGGGGGCCCACAAGATATGGATCGCCCGGCTCTTTCCTGCCTATCTGCCCAATACGGTGATCATCTCCAACGGGTTTGCCGCCATGGGGATCGCTCTGCCGGGGGCGGTTGCCGCTAAACTGGTTCATCCGAACCGCAACGTCCTGGCGGTATGCGGGGACGGGGGGTTTCTAATGAACTGCGCGGAATTGGAAACGGCTTGCCGGCTGGGGATTGCCTTCGTAACCTTGATCTTCAACGATAACGGTTTTGGTTTGATCCGATGGAAACAGAAACAACGCTTCGGCGGATCGTTTGCCACCGAGCTAACGAATCCCGACTTTGTCAAGCTCGCCGAGTCCTATGGGGCCAGAGGGTTTCGCATCGGCGCAGCCTCGGAATTGGCACCTGTCCTGAAAGAAGCGTTGGCCCTCAAGGTGCCATCGGTCATCGACGTACCGGTCGATTATTCGGAAAACTCCCATCTCATGGAGCGTTTGGGGCGGTTAATCTGCCCATCGTAA